TGGCGTCAACGGTGTTACCTGGGTCGAGGGCGGCAGGCTTGCCAGTGCTGGAGGAGATGCAAACGTGAAGATCTGGAACGTCCAGAATTTGCCTTGAGGTCTATAAACCCCTAGACTAGATCGCTTGACTTCCATGAGCAGAGGGAAGCCGGAGTTAACTTGAGATGAATATAGCTTTTGATAAAGATCCGTTTTAGGGGTAACGCCCCAACTCCAAAAACATGCCACCCagagagtatatatataaacatACTGGCCGCCTTCGCCGTGCTGCACTTTAGATGCCGAGAATGCGTCTCAAAAGCCAAAACGCCTAGTCGTGAGCCATGGTCGCATTTTGTTCCTTGGCGACCTCATGAGGGGCAAGATCCCAGAGACGCCGTCTGTCGTTTCCCGCCGACGGCACCTTGTTGGGGGGCCAGCGAGCCTTGTTGTCCTCCCACAGGAGCTCCACCTTATGCATTGCTTCCTGTAGATCGTCCACACTGTTTTATTGTAAGGTGATGTTTGTTCTGAGGGGCTAGACGGAAGCGTTTGCATACCTGCCAGTGCTCATGATGGCATACCCCTCCTTTGACAGATGCTTTGCCATCTCGGTTTGGTGATCATTCAAGAGCTGCGTATTGGGCACCACGATGATGGGAAGTCCCAGCTTCCAGGCGTCAAGGATAGTTCCAGTTCCTAAGATTGTGAGTTGCCACATTCCCAATATCAACAACGCCTGTGAAACGTACCCGCATGTGAGATGACGAGACCAAGCTGCCGCTTCCCGTCTAGAGGCTTGCACAGCGTCATCTCCTCTTTCATGAGATTTTTTCTCATGTCAAAGATGTCAATATTGAGACCTCGAGGAGCATCATCCTTGCGGGCAATCAACTCTTTGCTTGCCCAAGCAGCATCTGGTCCGCACTGTACGTGCAGCTCGGTGAAGCCCTGCGAGACCAAGTACTTCCAGAAGGTGGAATCGAGGGCGGCCTCGGTGAGTTTCCTGAAGCCGACGGTGGCGCCGACCGTGACCAGGCAGAACCGGCCAGTGGGATTTGAGTCTGAAGTCATAGGCTCGATTTTGAATGAAGAAAGTACTTCCCGGTGAAGGAAATGTGAAGTTGATGAGAGTGCAAGTGGTGTaagagggagagaggttATCTCGGTGTTAACCGAAGCTTTTCCACGGTGAAGAGGTGAAGAGCCGCCAGAAAGTGGGATGGCGAAACTTCGGCAACCCGCCAATGCCTGCGCTCCAAATTTTTGAAAGCTTGCCCACCCAATTCCCCAGACGGACGACAATTCGGCGCCGCCATTGCTCCCCTCGAACGACTCGCAATGGCTTCAGCTTCGGCTGCCGCAAGGCTATGTGTTTTGGCGTGCCGCAGGGCGCCCCGGCTTCAACAGATTCCCCGCTCCCAGCAGATCATTCGGCAAAGATCCGTCCCCCACCGGGCATTCGGCACCTCGACGATACGATGGGCGCGTGAGCGGgagcagcaggagcaggagggcgaggaggaggaggaggatctcgGACCAAttgagctcaagaagctcgaggctgcGATTGCAGAAGCCGCTACCCCGGAGGGCATGAAGCAGTTGGATGAACTTGCCAAGGAGAACGGCTACAACACGATCGACGAGTACCTGGAGACCGAGCTGGAGCGTAGGCCCGGTTGGGCCTCGGAAGACAGATCGCTGCAGGATGAGATAATGAAGGATGACAGGGGAGAGAGGCCGAACAGGCAGTCATTCTGGTTCGATGAAGAGGATCCCGAGACCAACaccgaggagctggaggagtttGATGAGGACGACATTACTTCCATGGCGCACGGAAAGCTCGATCAGATCCGAGAGATGCGACAATACGACAGATTGGCTGTCTGGGAGTTGCCCCTCCTCTCAAGTGAGTGAATTGATTCCGGAGTATGAGACCTGGGAATACTGATGCCATCTAGAACTCGCCA
This region of Fusarium falciforme chromosome 5, complete sequence genomic DNA includes:
- a CDS encoding UDP-N-acetylglucosamine transferase subunit ALG13 — encoded protein: MTSDSNPTGRFCLVTVGATVGFRKLTEAALDSTFWKYLVSQGFTELHVQCGPDAAWASKELIARKDDAPRGLNIDIFDMRKNLMKEEMTLCKPLDGKRQLGLVISHAGTGTILDAWKLGLPIIVVPNTQLLNDHQTEMAKHLSKEGYAIMSTGSVDDLQEAMHKVELLWEDNKARWPPNKVPSAGNDRRRLWDLAPHEVAKEQNATMAHD
- a CDS encoding MRP-S28 domain-containing protein, with translation MASASAAARLCVLACRRAPRLQQIPRSQQIIRQRSVPHRAFGTSTIRWAREREQQEQEGEEEEEDLGPIELKKLEAAIAEAATPEGMKQLDELAKENGYNTIDEYLETELERRPGWASEDRSLQDEIMKDDRGERPNRQSFWFDEEDPETNTEELEEFDEDDITSMAHGKLDQIREMRQYDRLAVWELPLLSKLAKPFVPPTDNQVLRWRYTSYMGEFHPAEKKVVVQFAPDDLKLTPVQTEKLKKLAGPRYNPETEIIKMSCESFEHQAQNKRYLSNLVDDLIAAAKDPKETFEDIPLDTRHHEFKPKPRFPKEWRMSSERRKELDEYRQRAAIEDVKRAEGGLLVDGTQAIDDYLMKKTLEDQKKQKVAELVAAPVKSAGGSRARR